From Haemophilus parainfluenzae:
TAAAGCGAGAACAGATTTTACATAGATTTTTGTCGGCGCAAGCACTTGTTCACTTAATGGACGACCATCTAGTTGCTCAGTGGCTGGGTTGACGCCAGCAACATCAATGACTTTACGAATTAAAGAATAACCATTTGAATGCGGGCCACTTGAACCTAGTGCAATTAAAGCATCTCCTACTTTAACTTGGCTACCATCAATGATTTCTGATTTTTCAACCACGCCCACACAGAAACCTGCAAGGTCATAATCGCCAGCGTGGTACAAGCCTGGCATTTCGGCGGTTTCACCCCCGACTAATGCACAACCTGATTGTACACAGCCTTCAGCAATGCCTTTCACTACATCGGAGGCAACATCTACGTCAAGTTTGCCTGTGGCGTAGTAATCCAAGAAGAATAAGGGTTCGGCACCTTGCACGACTAAATCGTTAACACACATAGCAACCAAATCAATACCGATGGTATCGTGTTTTTTTAAGTCAATGGCCAGGCGTAATTTAGTGCCCACACCGTCTGTACCTGAAACAAGGATGGGTTCTTTATATTTGCCCGGAATGGCACATAATGCACCAAACCCACCTAATCCCCCGATGACTTCAGGGCGAGTTGTCCGCTTTACGTGTGGTTTAATACGTTCAACTAATTCGTTACCGGCATTAATATCCACGCCTGCATCTTTATAACTTAATGATGGTTTGCTCACAATGTTGTCCTATATTTTTAGGTTAAATGATAAAACGGCGTGATTGTACCAGATCAAGCAAACGTTTGCGATAGTGATTTAATCATGATTTAAGCAAAAAATAACCGCGCTTTATTTTTAATAATAAAGTGCGGTTATTTTCTAGAATGTTTTTTAGCGATTCGCTAATTCGAAAATCATTGCTTCAGCCTGGCAGCTAAATGTAAAACGTGCCGTTAAATTGGCGCCATTTTCAGTTTCTGTGATTTCACTTTTAATATCGCAAGGATCACTTTCTGTTTTGCGTGCTTTTTCAACGAAACAATTAAGTGCCGCTTCAGCTTCAGCTTTATTTGCATAGGTTTGATGAATATCAACAGCGCAATCTGAACCGTCAATAATCGTCCCCACATCAACACAACTACAAGTGAGAGATTCTTCAGCTTTGCATGTTACAGTCATAGGATTTCCTTATTTAAAAATTAAGATTGGCTGTATTTTAGCACTTTTGAACAACTCTGCAAAAATAACCGTATTTTAAATTGAAATATGATTTATTGAATAGTGGTCGGAACACTTATAAATTAGTTTAAAATAATTTGCACTCTATTTCATGGAGCTTTAGAATCTGGGAGCTTTTTATTATTAGTCACAATAGGTTCTCGATGAAAAAATTTCATAAAACGCTAGTAGCGATGGCGATCTTATCTACTGCAAGCGGTGTAAATGCTGCTGCATTCCAATTAGCAGAAGTGTCAACGTCAGGTCTTGGTCGTGCTTATGCCGGTGAAGCTGCAATTGCGGACAATGCCTCAGTGGTTGCAACTAATCCAGCATTAATGAGCTTATTTAAAACCAACCAATTCTCTGTGGGTGGCGTTTATGTGGATTCTAAAATTCGAATGAGTGGTCCGGTTACCGTTAATGCATTAGGTCGTACTGTTGCTGCAGGTTCTGCAGATCATGATAGTGTTATACCAGATTCATTGATTCCGAATATGTATTTTGTGGCACCAATTAATGACAAATTTGCCATTGGTGGTGGTATGAATGTGAATTTTGGATTAAAAAGTGAATATGAATCAGATTACAACGCAGGAGTATTCGGCGGTAAAACTGATTTAAGTGCGATTAACTTAAATTTAAGCGGTTCATATCGTGTGACTCAAGGTTTAAGTGCTGGTGTGGGTTTAAATGCAGTTTATGCAAAAGCAAAAATTGAGCGTAGAGCTGGTGCTCTGGCTGATGCAGCTCAATATGTTGGTAAGGCTGTACGCGAAGGAGCTATACAATTACCTCCTACAGCTGGTCCATTATTGGCTTCATTAAGTAGCGTTCAAAAAGATACTATTCTAACTCAACTACAAGACAAAGCGGCTTGGGCTTTTGCTTGGAATGCTGGTGTAATGTATCAATTTAATGAAAATCATCGAATTGGTTTAGCTTACCATTCTAAAGTAGATATTGATTTTACAGATCATACAGCAACTAGTTTACAAGCTCAGCGTATTGGGCAAGAAGGTGGTTTAAAGCTCAATTTGCCTGATTATTTAGAGTTTTCAGGATTTCACCAATTAACCGAGAAATTTGCTATGCACTATAGTTATAAATATTCTCACTGGAGTCGTCTGAAAAACTTATATGCAACGTATCATGCTGATGGCGTAGAAGCATTTCATAAGAAAATGTACTACAGAAATAGTTCGCGTGTAGCACTAGGTGGAACTTACGATGTGGATGAGAAATTAACTTTACGAGCAGGTATTGCTTATGATCAAGCTGCAGCAACTGAATATGCTAGTGCGGCAATTCCTGATACAGATCGTACTTGGTATAGCGTAGGTGCTACATATAAATTTACTCCAAATCTTTCAGTTGATTTAGGCTATGCTTATTTGAAAGGTAAAAAAGTTCATTTCAAAGAAGAGCAAATTATCCGCAATGGTGCTGTAGTGGTAACTGGAAATTACACCTCTAAAGCAAGTGCAAATCTTTACGGTTTGAATTTAAATTATAGTTTCTAATCGGTTAGAAAATTTAGCATAATAAAGCACACCTCCACACGAAGTGTGCTTTTCTTTTTTATAAAACAAGGCAAAAAATGACCGTACTTTATTATACTTATTATCCTTCTCCTATCGGGCGGCTTTTAATTTTATCTGATGGTGAAAGTATTACACATATTGATTTTGAAAAAGAGCAATATGAACCTAATCCTAAATGGCATAAAAAAGATGAATTGCCTGTTTTTCAAAAAGTATACTTGGCTTTTGAACGATATTTTAGTGGAGAAGTCGAGCGTTTTTCAGATATCCCCTTGAAGCCAGAAGGTACAGCGTTTCAACTCTCTATTTGGCAAGCTTTACGCGAAATTGATTATGGTGAGCTTTCCTCTTATGGTGATCTTGCGTTGCAGATTAATAATCCTAAAGCGGTTCGAGCCGTAGGTGGTGCGGTAGGGAGTAATCCGATTAGTATTATTATTCCTTGTCACCGCATTTTAGGTAAAGATCGTACTTTAACTGGTTTTGGCGGAGGCTTAGAGGCAAAACGTTTTTTATTACAATTAGAAAAAATTCCCTATATTGATAAAGGTACTGAAAATACTAAGCCTCGCTTTTTTAAGAAATATCACGAATGATTCCACAAACCCTTGAACAATTACTTTCCAAAGCACAATCCATAGCTGGCTTAACTTTTGGTGAATTAGCTGACGAATTACATGTTCCAGTTCCACCGGATTTAAAACGCGATAAAGGTTGGGTTGGGATGTTGCTTGAAACTGCATTAGGTGCTACGGCAGGCAGTAAGGCTGAACAGGATTTTTCCCATTTAGGCATTGAATTAAAAACTTTACCCATTAATGCAGAAGGCTTTCCGTTAGAAACCACGTTTGTGAGTCTTGCGCCCTTGGTTCAAAACTCCGGGGTAAATTGGGAAAATTCGCACGTTCGTCATAAATTATCGAAAGTCTTGTGGATTCCCATTGAAGGCAGTAGAGATATTCCTTTACGTGACCGCCATATTGGTCAGCCTATCTTATGGCAACCTTCGGTTGAACAAGAACATCAATTACGCCAAGATTGGGAAGAGTTGATGGATTATATTGTGCTCGGAAAGTTAGATCAGATTACGGCACGTATTGGTGAAGTTATGCAACTGCGTCCAAAAGGTGCAAACAGTAAAGCCATTACGAAAGGCATTGGTAAAAATGGGGAAGTGATTGATACTTTGCCGCTGGGGTTTTATTTACGGAAAGAATTTACGGCAGGCATTTTAAACGCTTTTCTTTATCATAAAAATGGGTGAATCATCACTCATTTTTTATTTCTCTAAGTTCTGAAAAACACAGAAAAAACCTACCGCACTTTGTAAAGTCTCTCCATAGAAAATGAGTGGGATACGATTTCGTTGCCAAGGCGGAACACCGAGCTCTTGCCAAATTTTTTTCATGGTTTCGGCTGGGCGATTATGCTGTCGTTTTACTTTGCCAGTATAAGCAAATCGTATTTGAATCGGCTCTTGTGTATTAGCAAGTTGAACTTGTTTGTCATTCCAATGGACTAAAATGCCTTGCTCATTGTTGATTGCATAAATTCTTCCAAGATTATCAGGCAAAAGAATCTGTTGATTTAACGGCATATCAAGACAAGTTTGCGACAAATCAGCGAATTTCCCCGTTAAATAGAGACATTCCTGATAACGGCGAATAATATGCTCCCCGAGTTGAAATTGTGGGGATGCATCCGCTTTAGCCTGAATAACATCATCAATAATATGCATTAATTGAATCTGCGTAGGCATAGCAATCTGATTTTTAGCCAGCCACATACGCAAAAGTGAGGTTTGTTTTTGCGGTGAATAGTCTAGAAAGTTTATGAGCGAAAACTGTTTTTGATCCTCAAGAATGTGCTGCTCAAAGCAGGTCTGTAATAATTCATTAATCAGTTGTTGTTGCTCAAAACAATGTTGTGCGGCACGCTGAACAGCATGATCAAAATGTTCCCAGCGTTGACGTATTTCAGGCAAAATTTGGTTACGTAAGAAATTGCGATCGTAATGATTATCTTGATTGCTTTCGTCTTCGACCCAAGACAGATTTTCTTGCTGAATGTAATCTTCTAATTCATTACGGGTAAAAGAAAGAAGCGGGCGTAGAATAGACATCCCGAACAATTGACTTTCTTTTTGCATTGCGCCTAAACCTTGTAATCCCGCGCCTCGTTTTAGCGCTAGGAAAAAAGTCTCAGTTTGATCATTTAAATGATGTGCAGTGACCAGATATTCATCTGGCTGAATATGTTTCAAAATCGCCTGATAACGGGCTTCTCTAGCGCCAGCTTCAATGCC
This genomic window contains:
- the purM gene encoding phosphoribosylformylglycinamidine cyclo-ligase, with protein sequence MSKPSLSYKDAGVDINAGNELVERIKPHVKRTTRPEVIGGLGGFGALCAIPGKYKEPILVSGTDGVGTKLRLAIDLKKHDTIGIDLVAMCVNDLVVQGAEPLFFLDYYATGKLDVDVASDVVKGIAEGCVQSGCALVGGETAEMPGLYHAGDYDLAGFCVGVVEKSEIIDGSQVKVGDALIALGSSGPHSNGYSLIRKVIDVAGVNPATEQLDGRPLSEQVLAPTKIYVKSVLALIKQTEVHAIAHLTGGGFWENIPRVLPKNTKAVIYESSWEWQPVFKWLQEKGNIETYEMYRTFNCGVGMVIALPQSQVETALTILKQSGENAWLIGHIESATDDEPQVIIK
- the mutH gene encoding DNA mismatch repair endonuclease MutH, yielding MIPQTLEQLLSKAQSIAGLTFGELADELHVPVPPDLKRDKGWVGMLLETALGATAGSKAEQDFSHLGIELKTLPINAEGFPLETTFVSLAPLVQNSGVNWENSHVRHKLSKVLWIPIEGSRDIPLRDRHIGQPILWQPSVEQEHQLRQDWEELMDYIVLGKLDQITARIGEVMQLRPKGANSKAITKGIGKNGEVIDTLPLGFYLRKEFTAGILNAFLYHKNG
- a CDS encoding YfcZ/YiiS family protein, whose product is MTVTCKAEESLTCSCVDVGTIIDGSDCAVDIHQTYANKAEAEAALNCFVEKARKTESDPCDIKSEITETENGANLTARFTFSCQAEAMIFELANR
- a CDS encoding OmpP1/FadL family transporter; translated protein: MKKFHKTLVAMAILSTASGVNAAAFQLAEVSTSGLGRAYAGEAAIADNASVVATNPALMSLFKTNQFSVGGVYVDSKIRMSGPVTVNALGRTVAAGSADHDSVIPDSLIPNMYFVAPINDKFAIGGGMNVNFGLKSEYESDYNAGVFGGKTDLSAINLNLSGSYRVTQGLSAGVGLNAVYAKAKIERRAGALADAAQYVGKAVREGAIQLPPTAGPLLASLSSVQKDTILTQLQDKAAWAFAWNAGVMYQFNENHRIGLAYHSKVDIDFTDHTATSLQAQRIGQEGGLKLNLPDYLEFSGFHQLTEKFAMHYSYKYSHWSRLKNLYATYHADGVEAFHKKMYYRNSSRVALGGTYDVDEKLTLRAGIAYDQAAATEYASAAIPDTDRTWYSVGATYKFTPNLSVDLGYAYLKGKKVHFKEEQIIRNGAVVVTGNYTSKASANLYGLNLNYSF
- a CDS encoding methylated-DNA--[protein]-cysteine S-methyltransferase translates to MTVLYYTYYPSPIGRLLILSDGESITHIDFEKEQYEPNPKWHKKDELPVFQKVYLAFERYFSGEVERFSDIPLKPEGTAFQLSIWQALREIDYGELSSYGDLALQINNPKAVRAVGGAVGSNPISIIIPCHRILGKDRTLTGFGGGLEAKRFLLQLEKIPYIDKGTENTKPRFFKKYHE
- the tilS gene encoding tRNA lysidine(34) synthetase TilS, whose product is MDLFSLFQAQIPTTANKLLIAFSGGLDSTALLSLVKKLREKRPHLSLRAIHIHHGLSPNADAWTAHCQQLCKQFAIPLIIERVKVEMHDGIEAGAREARYQAILKHIQPDEYLVTAHHLNDQTETFFLALKRGAGLQGLGAMQKESQLFGMSILRPLLSFTRNELEDYIQQENLSWVEDESNQDNHYDRNFLRNQILPEIRQRWEHFDHAVQRAAQHCFEQQQLINELLQTCFEQHILEDQKQFSLINFLDYSPQKQTSLLRMWLAKNQIAMPTQIQLMHIIDDVIQAKADASPQFQLGEHIIRRYQECLYLTGKFADLSQTCLDMPLNQQILLPDNLGRIYAINNEQGILVHWNDKQVQLANTQEPIQIRFAYTGKVKRQHNRPAETMKKIWQELGVPPWQRNRIPLIFYGETLQSAVGFFCVFQNLEK